A region of Micromonospora sp. WMMD882 DNA encodes the following proteins:
- a CDS encoding aldose 1-epimerase family protein, with translation MQSTEPRPPSGAQWSISAAGHEAVVVEVGGGLRAYRHDGVDYLDGYAADEICPGGTGQVLAPWPNRIRDGEYSFGGRSFALPLTEPARHVALHGLVNWVPWRLVEQTDDAVVVGYDLPPHPAYPWALGLRTRWSVGPDGLRADHEVVNRSAEPAPFGFSVHPYLQLPGVAVDDLVMRVPGRTRLVVDARLLPMGATRVAGTKYDWTEPRPIGDAVLDNTWGDVIRDDAGGGSAVTLAAPDDSASVRLWADPQFGWWQVFTGDALTGERHRRSVAVEPMTCPPDAFRSGRDLITLAPGETWRGVWGIRPGA, from the coding sequence ATGCAGAGCACCGAGCCGCGCCCACCCTCGGGTGCACAGTGGAGTATTTCCGCCGCCGGTCACGAGGCCGTCGTCGTCGAGGTGGGAGGCGGGCTGCGGGCGTACCGGCACGACGGCGTCGACTACCTCGACGGCTACGCCGCCGACGAGATCTGCCCCGGCGGCACCGGCCAGGTGCTCGCCCCCTGGCCCAACCGCATCCGCGACGGCGAGTACTCCTTCGGCGGCCGGTCGTTCGCCCTGCCGCTGACCGAGCCGGCCCGGCACGTCGCCCTGCACGGCCTGGTCAACTGGGTGCCGTGGCGGCTCGTCGAGCAGACCGACGACGCGGTGGTCGTCGGGTACGACCTGCCGCCGCACCCGGCGTACCCGTGGGCGTTGGGGTTGCGGACCCGGTGGAGCGTCGGACCGGACGGCCTGCGCGCCGACCACGAGGTCGTCAACCGCTCCGCCGAGCCGGCCCCGTTCGGCTTCTCCGTGCACCCGTACCTGCAACTGCCCGGGGTGGCCGTGGACGACCTGGTGATGCGGGTGCCGGGGCGGACCCGGCTGGTGGTGGACGCCCGGCTGCTGCCGATGGGCGCGACCCGGGTCGCCGGCACCAAGTACGACTGGACGGAGCCGCGCCCGATCGGCGACGCGGTGCTCGACAACACCTGGGGCGACGTGATCCGGGACGACGCCGGCGGCGGCTCGGCGGTCACCCTGGCCGCGCCGGACGACTCGGCGTCGGTCCGGCTCTGGGCGGACCCGCAGTTCGGCTGGTGGCAGGTCTTCACCGGGGACGCGCTCACCGGCGAGCGGCACCGCCGGTCGGTGGCGGTCGAGCCGATGACCTGCCCGCCGGACGCCTTCCGGTCCGGCCGGGACCTGATCACGCTGGCCCCGGGGGAGACCTGGCGGGGCGTCTGGGGTATCCGGCCGGGGGCCTGA
- a CDS encoding MFS transporter, which translates to MTRPAPAGSRAPRGPAADRRWAIDLRPLRVPAYRRLWTGNSVAMFGFQFTAVAVPVEMYALTRDSFWVGLIGVAAFLPLLVFGLWGGVIADARDRRSVLLAGSLLLWAATLGLLAQALLGARSPALLLALVAVQSVAFAITAPARGAMLPRLVPLDLVPAASTLNFTTSTAATVAGPTVAGVIFGIWGTDTGLPIAYAADAVLVTALIWAARGLPALPPEPDPDGAPRRRGLASVVDGFRYLATTPVLLLSFAIDLIAMILAMPRALFPEVAEERFGGGAAVGLLFSAIAVGSLLGGLTSGWIGRLQRQGLALVAAVVGWGVAVALAGLAGHLWLAVGLLAVAGAADLVSSVLRQSILLVYAPDRMRGRLQGVNTVVVAGGPRLGDLRAGAMAAGLGSGVAWVGGGLAAAALALLLTAAFPALARYRRPASRPEDGS; encoded by the coding sequence GTGACCAGACCGGCCCCGGCCGGGTCGCGCGCCCCGCGCGGCCCGGCCGCCGACCGTCGCTGGGCGATCGACCTGCGACCGCTGCGGGTGCCGGCGTACCGGCGGCTCTGGACCGGCAACAGCGTGGCGATGTTCGGCTTCCAGTTCACCGCCGTGGCCGTGCCGGTCGAGATGTACGCGCTGACCCGCGACTCGTTCTGGGTCGGCCTGATCGGGGTGGCCGCGTTCCTTCCGCTGCTGGTCTTCGGGCTGTGGGGCGGGGTGATCGCGGACGCCCGGGACCGCCGCTCGGTGCTGCTGGCCGGGTCGCTGCTGCTCTGGGCGGCCACCCTGGGTCTGCTGGCGCAGGCGCTGCTCGGCGCGCGCAGCCCGGCGCTGCTGCTGGCCCTGGTCGCGGTGCAGTCGGTCGCGTTCGCGATCACCGCGCCGGCCCGGGGCGCCATGCTGCCCCGGCTGGTCCCGCTGGACCTGGTGCCCGCGGCCAGCACGCTCAACTTCACCACCAGCACCGCCGCCACCGTGGCCGGGCCGACCGTCGCCGGGGTGATCTTCGGGATCTGGGGCACCGACACCGGCCTGCCGATCGCGTACGCGGCGGACGCCGTCCTGGTCACCGCGCTGATCTGGGCGGCGCGGGGCCTGCCGGCGCTGCCGCCCGAGCCGGACCCGGACGGCGCCCCCCGCCGGCGGGGTCTGGCCAGCGTGGTCGACGGGTTCCGCTACCTGGCCACCACCCCGGTGCTGCTGCTCTCCTTCGCCATCGACCTGATCGCGATGATCCTCGCCATGCCCCGGGCGCTCTTCCCGGAGGTCGCCGAGGAACGCTTCGGCGGCGGCGCGGCGGTCGGCCTGCTGTTCAGCGCGATCGCGGTCGGCTCGCTGCTCGGCGGGCTGACCTCCGGCTGGATCGGCCGGCTCCAGCGGCAGGGGCTGGCGCTGGTCGCCGCGGTGGTGGGCTGGGGGGTGGCGGTCGCCCTGGCCGGGCTCGCCGGGCACCTCTGGCTGGCCGTCGGGCTGCTCGCCGTGGCCGGCGCGGCCGACCTGGTCAGTTCGGTGCTGCGGCAGTCGATTCTGCTGGTGTACGCCCCGGACCGGATGCGCGGCCGACTCCAGGGGGTGAACACCGTGGTGGTGGCCGGTGGGCCGCGCCTGGGCGACCTGCGGGCCGGCGCGATGGCCGCCGGGCTGGGCAGCGGGGTCGCCTGGGTGGGCGGCGGCCTCGCCGCGGCGGCGCTGGCGTTGCTGCTCACGGCGGCCTTCCCCGCCCTGGCCCGCTACCGCCGGCCGGCGTCCCGCCCGGAGGACGGTTCGTGA
- the pdxH gene encoding pyridoxamine 5'-phosphate oxidase, which produces MTGDTVVPARLRTEYAEEKGLSPADLAADWHTQFDRWFTAAVTHGLPEPNAMVVGTADAAGRPSGRTVLLKAYDPEGFVFFTNHTSRKGVELAANPYASLVFPWFAMHRQVTVTGRVTRVDRAETEAYFASRPRGSQLGAWASPQSQVIPDRATLEASRQAMVDRFADIDPIPAPPHWGGLRVLPDTVEFWQGRASRLHDRFRFRRTDADGWVVERLAP; this is translated from the coding sequence GTGACGGGAGACACAGTGGTCCCGGCTCGCCTGCGTACCGAGTACGCCGAGGAGAAAGGGCTTTCCCCCGCCGATCTGGCAGCCGACTGGCACACCCAGTTCGACCGCTGGTTCACCGCCGCCGTGACACACGGCCTGCCCGAGCCGAACGCGATGGTGGTCGGCACCGCCGACGCCGCCGGCCGACCGAGCGGCCGGACCGTGCTGCTCAAGGCGTACGACCCGGAGGGTTTCGTCTTCTTCACCAACCACACCTCGCGCAAGGGCGTCGAACTGGCCGCCAACCCGTACGCCAGCCTGGTCTTCCCATGGTTCGCCATGCACCGTCAGGTCACCGTCACCGGACGGGTGACCCGGGTGGACCGGGCCGAGACCGAGGCGTACTTCGCCAGCCGGCCGCGCGGCTCCCAACTCGGCGCGTGGGCCAGCCCGCAGTCCCAGGTCATCCCCGACCGGGCGACGCTGGAGGCGAGCCGGCAGGCGATGGTGGACCGCTTCGCCGACATCGACCCGATTCCCGCCCCGCCGCACTGGGGCGGGCTGCGGGTGCTCCCCGACACCGTCGAGTTCTGGCAGGGCCGGGCGAGCCGGCTGCACGACCGGTTCCGGTTCCGCCGTACCGACGCCGACGGCTGGGTCGTCGAGCGGCTCGCCCCGTGA
- a CDS encoding citrate synthase 2, translating to MADFKPGLEGVVAFETKIAEPDREGGALRYRGVDIEDLIGQVSFGNVWALLVDGRFGPGLPPAEPFPVPVHSGDIRVDVQSAVAMLAPYWGLSQLLDISDEQAREDLARVSVTALSFVAQSARGLGLPAVPQKEIDKASTVVERFMKRWRGEPDPRHVKAVDAYFISAAEHGMNASTFTARIVASTGADAAACISSGIGALSGPLHGGAPSRVLSMLEAVERSGDAEGYVKGVLDRGERLMGFGHRVYRAEDPRARVLRRTARELGAPRFEVAEALEKAALAELQARRPDRVLATNVEFWSAVVLDFAEVPAHMFTSMFTCARMGGWSAHILEQKRLNRLVRPSARYVGEGPRKPQDVEGWNAVPHEV from the coding sequence ATGGCCGATTTCAAACCCGGGCTCGAAGGTGTCGTGGCGTTCGAGACCAAGATCGCCGAACCCGACCGTGAGGGCGGGGCGCTGCGCTACCGCGGGGTCGACATCGAGGACCTCATCGGTCAGGTCTCCTTCGGCAACGTCTGGGCGCTGCTGGTCGACGGGCGGTTCGGCCCGGGCCTGCCGCCGGCCGAGCCGTTCCCGGTGCCGGTGCACTCCGGTGACATCCGGGTGGACGTGCAGTCCGCGGTGGCGATGCTCGCCCCGTACTGGGGGCTCAGCCAGTTGCTCGACATCTCCGACGAGCAGGCCCGCGAGGACCTCGCCCGGGTCTCGGTCACCGCGCTCTCCTTCGTCGCCCAGTCGGCCCGGGGGCTCGGCCTGCCGGCCGTACCGCAGAAGGAGATCGACAAGGCGTCCACGGTCGTCGAGCGGTTCATGAAGCGCTGGCGCGGTGAGCCCGACCCGCGGCACGTCAAGGCCGTCGACGCGTACTTCATCTCGGCCGCCGAGCACGGCATGAACGCCTCCACCTTCACCGCCCGGATCGTCGCCTCCACCGGCGCCGACGCCGCGGCCTGCATCTCCTCCGGCATCGGCGCGCTCTCCGGGCCGCTGCACGGTGGCGCCCCGTCACGGGTGCTCAGCATGCTGGAGGCCGTCGAGCGCAGCGGCGACGCCGAGGGGTACGTCAAGGGCGTGCTGGACCGGGGCGAGCGGCTGATGGGCTTCGGCCACCGGGTCTACCGCGCCGAGGACCCGCGCGCCCGGGTGCTCCGCCGGACGGCCCGTGAGCTGGGCGCGCCCCGCTTCGAGGTGGCCGAGGCGCTGGAGAAGGCCGCGCTGGCCGAGCTCCAGGCCCGTCGCCCGGACCGCGTCCTCGCCACCAACGTCGAGTTCTGGTCGGCCGTGGTGCTGGACTTCGCCGAGGTGCCGGCGCACATGTTCACCTCGATGTTCACCTGCGCCCGGATGGGCGGCTGGAGCGCGCACATCCTGGAGCAGAAGCGGCTCAACCGGTTGGTCCGCCCGTCCGCCCGCTACGTCGGGGAGGGCCCGCGCAAGCCGCAGGACGTCGAGGGCTGGAACGCCGTACCGCACGAGGTCTGA
- the serC gene encoding phosphoserine transaminase, whose translation MADVSTIRIPDEIKPADGRFGCGPSKVRPAAVSALADVATSYLGTSHRQKTVRDQVARLRRGLAEFFSLPEGYEVVIGNGGTTAFWEVAAFGLVRDRAQFASFGEFGAKFAKSVRDAPFLGEPTVRKADPGSAPSLVAEAGVDVYATPHNETSTGVAVPIRRVADADPGSLLLVDATSGAGGLEVNVGDTDVYYFAPQKCFGSDGGLWIALMSPAALERATEIKASGRYVPAFLDLVTAIDNSRLEQTYNTPALATIFLAAEQTDWMNSQGGLAWATKRTAESAGAVYGWAERSAVATPFVTDPALRSNVVATIDFADGVDASAIAKVLRANGVVDTEPYRKLGRNQLRVALFPAVEPADVEALTASIDYVVERL comes from the coding sequence GTGGCTGATGTTTCGACCATCCGGATTCCCGACGAGATCAAGCCCGCCGACGGCCGGTTCGGCTGTGGGCCGTCCAAGGTCCGTCCCGCGGCCGTCTCCGCGCTCGCCGACGTCGCGACCAGCTACCTCGGCACCTCGCACCGGCAGAAGACGGTCCGGGACCAGGTCGCCCGGCTGCGCCGGGGCCTCGCGGAGTTCTTCTCCCTCCCCGAGGGCTACGAGGTCGTGATCGGCAACGGGGGCACCACCGCGTTCTGGGAGGTCGCCGCCTTCGGTCTGGTCCGTGACCGGGCCCAGTTCGCCAGCTTCGGCGAGTTCGGGGCGAAGTTCGCCAAGTCGGTCAGGGACGCGCCGTTCCTCGGCGAGCCCACCGTGCGCAAGGCCGACCCGGGCAGCGCCCCGTCGCTGGTCGCCGAGGCCGGGGTGGACGTCTACGCCACCCCGCACAACGAGACCTCCACCGGCGTGGCGGTGCCGATCCGCCGGGTCGCCGACGCCGACCCGGGCTCGCTGCTGCTCGTCGACGCCACCTCCGGCGCGGGCGGCCTGGAGGTCAACGTCGGCGACACCGACGTCTACTACTTCGCCCCGCAGAAGTGCTTCGGCTCCGACGGCGGGCTGTGGATCGCGCTGATGTCGCCGGCCGCCCTGGAGCGGGCCACCGAGATCAAGGCGTCGGGCCGGTACGTCCCGGCCTTCCTCGACCTGGTCACCGCGATCGACAACTCGCGGCTGGAGCAGACCTACAACACCCCGGCGCTGGCCACCATCTTCCTGGCCGCCGAGCAGACCGACTGGATGAACAGCCAGGGCGGGCTGGCCTGGGCGACCAAGCGCACGGCCGAGAGCGCCGGCGCCGTGTACGGCTGGGCCGAGCGTTCCGCCGTGGCCACCCCGTTCGTCACCGACCCGGCGCTGCGCTCCAACGTGGTCGCCACGATCGACTTCGCCGACGGGGTGGACGCCTCGGCGATCGCCAAGGTGTTGCGGGCCAACGGCGTGGTCGACACCGAGCCGTACCGCAAGCTCGGCCGCAACCAGCTCCGGGTGGCGCTGTTCCCGGCCGTGGAGCCGGCCGACGTGGAGGCGCTGACCGCCTCGATCGACTACGTCGTCGAGCGGCTCTGA